In the genome of Pangasianodon hypophthalmus isolate fPanHyp1 chromosome 24, fPanHyp1.pri, whole genome shotgun sequence, the window TACCCTGCTGGccataaagatttttttctctgcGTTTCTCGTTAACTGATGTTACCCTGCGTTATCTGTCTACAGCTACACGTTCACTAGCAACGTGcatttcctcaaaaaaaaaataaattaaaattacttGCGAAGCTTATCATGGCATCCCAGGTGTTTGCTAGGGTGTTGCAAGGTTGTTGCTAGATGGTTGCTATGGCATCCCAGGTGTTTGCTAGTGTGTTGTAAGGTTGTTGCTAGATGGTTGCTATGGCATCCCAGGTGTTTGCTAGTGTGTTGCAAGGTTGTTGCTAGATGGTTGCTATGGCATTCCAAGTGTTTGCTAGTGTGTTGCAAGGTTGTTGCTAGATGGTTGCTATGACATCCCAGGTGTTTGCTAGGGTGTTGCAAGGTTGTTGCTAaagtggttgctatggtattccatgtgcttgctagggtgttgctaagGTGGTTGCTATTTTGCTAGAACATGTTCCCAAGAGGATCGCTTTTATCCTTCAGAATTTCTTCGTAAACCATCATGCCGATATATCGTCGCTATGTAGAACAGGTTTTCTGAGGGAGGGATACGGTaaaattttcacacataactacttcctgttttctaaCCTGCTCCCTTGTTTGATTAGACAGCATGCAAAGAACCGAACAAAGAAAAGCGGCGTCCGTTCCTAACCTCACGTCATTTAACACTGGTCTCTATAAGGGGCGTTCCTATCTGTAGCTAACTGCCGGTTGCCATGGCAGCACAAACAATTGTACATAGCTAGTTACGTGATGTGTGCATTCTGAATGGAATTTGCTCTTTACTGTAATACGGTGAAAACTCTCGGCTACCTATAAAACACCTAAGAGGATGGCGAGTCTGCGACTAAGAAAGGTTTATCTGCAGGAACCTCATTCCACCTGCTCCGTTTCCCCCGTTCCTCCTTGTTACAAAAACTGATTTCTGGCTGCTTGGTCCCAAGGTTTTAAAACGTGCAAGGATTAAATGCTCTGTTACCATGGTAACACAACGGTACATGCTGATTACTGGAATAAACTGCATAACTGACTACGCTAACGAAGCCGCCTTGATCAAGCCTTAGCTTAAGGGAAGgagtgcaatttttttaaacatgtctaAGTCATGACAGGAAGGTACTGGTGCTTTAGAAAACGTGTAGTGTTCGCTCGTCGTGTATGGATTTCTAATATTAAAGTGCAAACCGACTGGTGTTTCTAAACGCAGAATCGGACGTTCGCAATCCCGCATCTAAACATGAATGAAATGAGTTTAATTAGAAATGTGATCAAAATCCCCATAACGGAAATATCACTATAACTCAGAAACGCTTTAGGTTTCTCTACGTCTGCGAATGTGGCCACAATCGAATCGAGTTTGTGACGGATTtcagagtaaaaataaatgctcTCGGGTTGCAAAAGGgaagaataaaatatgaataaatcgTATCAGAGGACCGTTTGTTCACACGGAGAAATGACTGGAATGACTGGAAAGTTTTGCTGATGCGTTAAGGAGACAAGGAATGCAcagcaggaatgtgtgtgtgtgtgtgtgtgtgagagagagagagtgtgtgtgtgagtgtgtagtgagtgcgGAGGACAGAATCTTGTGCAGAATCTTCTGGTTTCACAGAGGCAGGAGGCGTGTGGTGTGCAGCAGCAGCGGGTTCAGGTCCTCAGCGTGAACGGCGCGGTGCAGCGATGGCTCCGAGGCGCTGCGCTCGATCTTGGGCAAGAGATCCTGCACCTGCTCGATGGACACCAGGATctggaggaaaacacacacacacacttatgtgAAACGTCACAAACACAGTTATGGTGATCCTAAGAAATTGGAACATTGTTTGGATtcatttgtgattaaaaaaaaaaaaagagagggctgctataacataagtgatgacaggaactaacatgtttcatggatgtataaatgaataaaaagtataatgtttcattctttaataaacaatcattgggaaattgctgtcaaaaaaaaagagataaaacatttcaggatgtgctgttataggaaaataatcaacagaatATAATCCTTAATTATATTTCTAAAATCGTCTTTAGTCGTCGACTGGGAAGGTCACGGTGATGACAGTAAAAGCGATTGCATCATCATCTTTACAAAGTgcgatatgaaaaaaaaaaagtgcttggaTCAACATTGCACtgttacaaaatgaaaatgatttggaTTTAAACAATAAGATCATTGCAAGGATGAGAGTAACATGTTAAACATGTTTGAGCAACCAtgaaccagatttttttttttaataagtgtaTATGAAGCCACATGACTTTCAAGTGTAGCTCATGCTAGCTATCATATCAGTAAGGAGAAAATGAActtgtggaaagaaaaaaaaaaaaaaaattttaatcgcTGTTTCATTCCCACCTGAGGAAAGAGCGGCCTTTCGTCCTGTTTGAATTTCAGACAGTCAATGATGAGACGTTTCATGGACTTGGGGCAGTTACTGTACAGCTTGCTGAGGTCTGGTGACAGGTAGCCTCGACCCACCATGAAAATGATCTGGAGTAAAAGAAATTAGTTTAGAACGGGAATCATGTCAATAAATGAGCTAAGTGTAATATgtgtggcggtctgggaaaaccagTCGGCTGTCACTGTGGATGAATTCTGGTATATAACATACTTAAATTaaagaaatcataaatatattatttcaccaaaatggCATGGAGATGTTTAAATTGGAAATGTTTTCATTCCATCGGCtttcttcctgcaaagatcatgttgcgTAAGGAGTTAAGGTTAAGCAAACACAGCGCTATAAACCTCGCTAGCTAAGCTTTTTCCTCACACCTGCAGAGACAGATAGTGCCAAAGCGAAAAGGACATCACCCTAATCGAGACCAGCTGTTAAATATCTGTGAATGAACAATAAATATTTCTCATAGATAATTTGTAAAACAAATGTCTTGCCTTGTGTATATAATCTTATTTGGCAGATAAAAGTGGTTGTGTGACTCTCACCTGGTCGCGGTTGTTGATATTGGAGTAAGGCAGCGTGCCGGACATGAGCTCGAACAGCACCACGCCGTAGCCGTACACGTCCGACTGGAAGGTGTAAGGGTTCGGGTCCTGCATGCGGATCACCTCCGGAGCCTTGAGAAGAGAAAATGATCGACCGAGACGTTATTGGTGTCCGGCGTTTGcgtctttaagtgtgtgtacatttttagtAAACGCTGATACGCCGGTTTGGCTCGTTCGCTAAACCGAGTGCGTGAATGCTCACCATCCAGAGTATGGATCCGCTGGGCTGCTCCACCTGCTGCGAGCCGCTCCAGCGAGACTTCACCGTGGCCAAGCCGAAGTCGCCGATCTTCACCGTCCAACCCTCGTGCAGGAAGATATCTGACACCAGGGCTAAGGAACACGGCTgtaccaccaccacacacaccagagaCAGTGTGACTGGTCATGTGacaaacattcaaaaaaaaaaaactttattctGGCTGTGTGTTTGCCTACATAGGCAACATTTCTGagaatttagaaaaaaagcCTGTTCCATTTAGACGGATATTTAAGCATCAGTGCTACTTTCCAAAAACTtcactgaacatgaatgaatgtgttCCAGACATCTCTCATTTCTCACCCAGCTGAGGAATAATTATTTCATAACACAGTGTTCTTGAATTACAAATGGACTTCATTTGTACATCATATGAAATGTTTGCTAGTAGTTTTAAATCCTGCTGTGAGGATACTATTAGATTTCAGGTCCCGATGAATGATGTTCTTGGCGTGAAGGTAGCTGTCAGAAACAAAGGAAAAGTTGATGTTAATGCACTTGAAATGAAAACGGAACTTCGTTATTTCCTCAGAACGGTAAATCATTACTGGGCACAGCAAAGAGCGTAAACAGTGGTGAGGCAAGTAAGACAAGGAAGGATAGTGCGCCACTGATCTTCTATCTGTTAACCAGAGGAAATGTCTCTGGTTGGCTACTGCTGCTAAACGAAGCACCTTTAAATGGAACATACGTCAATACATTCAAATAGGTTTGGATGCTGTTAtatgatgttgatgttgttaTAAGATGCTGTTACATGAAATGAATCACTTGGCTAGCATTTACTTGTACATTATGGTCACACTTAAACCACAGAACACAAACTCCTCCAGGTGAAGTGTAGTGAATTTATGATtcatcaatctatctatctatctatcagttaCTCATTCTGAGGCGTAGATTTACGTACTCCATGCCCTGCGCCGTCTGGCGCGCCACGTCGATGCGCCTCATGGTGTCGAATTTGGTCTCGGTGACGTGCAGGTGGCGGTAAAGGCTGCTGCCTTCGCACCACTGCGTGATTATGGCGAAGTGCGGCTTCGTCATGAAGCCCATGAACAGCAGGATGTTGACGTGGCGCGTCTTCCTGTACAAGAGAGACAcaacaggagagaaagagaacagagGAAGATCATGTTATAAGCACGCAAGCAGTGCTCTGTACTCCAGTAGTGTGTTTAACACACTCTCGTCTCATTTCCCCAGTGCTGAACCCATACTAACATCCTGAGGGCAGTCATGTTAATAGAGCttagttaatatttaaaaaccTCCCAAAACTGCTAAATCGacgtctccttatagaaaacttcaccttatcGAGGattacaaatgtgttttttttaatatatacaatttTCTATACATTAGATCTAttaaaacgagtgcattaatataaacttgtcatttgccttgcagctggaacagCTGGAAAATTATTCCACCCCTTCAGACTGAGAAATCAGCAGCGCTGTAGTATAAAGTGTATGGAGGAACACTCACCGCAGGACCTGCATTTCATTCCTGAAGGCCTGCAGCTGCTCCGGCGTCGGCTCTGTCACCTTCAGGATCTTGATGGCCACGTCTCCGTGCCACTTGCCCTTGAAGACGGTGCCAAAGGAGCCGGCGCCGATGCGCTTCTGCATGGTCACTTGGTGCGACGGCACTTCCCAGTAGTAGCTCGAGTCTCTGTAACGCTGGGGAACCCAAAACAAACCACACACTCCAAATCCACTTCAGAGGAGTATTTTAACAATACTGATTCTGAAGGTTATTATATTCATAAGCATGAAACAGGCTACAGAGATCTCACTAAAGCTTCTCACCTgattcctttccttttttccgTCAAGGATGGGGGCCGGTTTGCGCTCCGGGGGCGATTTGGGTGGTTTTCGACCCGGAGAGCCAAGGTGAGGTGGACTAGTCGAGGGTTTGGGAGAGGATTCTGGTCCTGTGGGAGATACTTTCACTAACATTCTCTTGTACAACatgaaatttattaaaaaatgtatttaaaaaaaactgtgtctGTGGTTTAGGCGCCTGATTTAGTGAAGTGCATGAACTCAGAAGGCGGAAAATCACGGCTGTAGAAAATGAAAGCGTGTCATGTGATAGTGACGTTCAAAAACAATGCCGTcgtgataaaaacaaaaaactcaccCATTGGGCTGTTGGATTTTAATGCCTCCTAAATGAGagtggggggggaaaaaaagaatgaataaaatgatggAGTAAACCTAAAAAGGTGGCAGAAGCAGGTAGAAAAGTGAGAGTCCAGTACCAGGaactgttttggtttttctaTGTATTTTATGGTGGCAATATGAGTGACGTTAACCGACACACACTGTCTTAAATTTGAGACCCTGTGACACTGAATGTCTCTACTGAGTAGCGCAAAACAAACATTTCGAGACGTACATCCTTAATTACTGCTATTCCCGGTGGTTAGCTAATGAaattatgatttgtccacccttgtacaagatttcatcatttttccttcatttcattTGTAGGTCATGTTAAAATTCCATCAACTCACTGAATCATTTCCTAAAGAATCAAATCAATGTATGAGGTCAGATGTTTATAGCCTTGCTCTTAAGAGTGTCTGAATAACGTCAGTTTCATGCGAGGACTTGTCACAGTGTTTGACTGATGAGCGCTCCTTGGTAGTGGACTCAAGACTTTTGGACCGTACTGTCTGTTTACTCAAACCATCCTGATGGTGGCTTTAAGTTTGTGTGTCTGACCTCGATGACGCTGGCCGCTCCAGGCCCCAGCGTGCTGACCATGTGGACGTTGGGGGTTGAGGTGGAGCGAAGCCTCTGCAGAGACTGACCGTCCCCTCCCGGCATGGGGAAGTGGAACGCCGAGGCTGGCGAGAGCAGCGCTGAACTGCAAACACAGTTATACGCTAATTACACATGCtttaatatgtgtgttttatagatGGAGTACCAGTGACGATCATGTTTTACTTATTTCTTTCGGTAAAAAAGAAATCTGGCAGTGGTAAATTCATCCCTGAATCCTGACATGATTAGGTAAAATCAGCCGAATAAAGATTTCTCAAAGTAAAACACACTTCTTTCTGATTAGGTTTCAATGTGACGTGAATTCCTCTTAAGCGTTATTGAACATAATCTCACACGTGCACGTACCCAGCAGGCTCAGGGGTTAAAGGGATGCCAGCGGGAATAGGATCGGACACAACTTCACCAGTGACTGTTGCACAATCTCCTGCATacctgagaaaacacacacacacacacacgcacatacacacacgcgttCAATTCTCTATGCTCAGTTCATTCTGAATGAGAAACAGGAAACTGTCCGGAATACACCATCTTCcattacataattaaaaataaacgtTCAATACATAACAAGGAAGATGCATCTTTGATGTGAATGTGAATTTCAGTAACTAACAAAAATTCCTTACAAATAATGTTGCTCATTTCACATTGTGGTACATCGCCTGTGCCTGACTCCAACTCAACTCCAAAATCACATCCTCTCACCGTTTCATGGTGTCCATGTCCACGCAGACTGTGGGCACTTTGCTGCTGCAGTGCTGGTGGAACTTGTAGCCGCACGTCTGACACCGGAAGCCGTTAAACAGGAACTTGTGGCAGAAGTCACAGTACGCTAACTTAAAGAAGGTTTTACGAACCTGCGGAGACGTTTGAAAGCAAGATGTTGTTGAGTTACAACGTGTAGCTGAAGATCGTTAATTACAATTACACGACGTGTccaataaatataatgaaactTGTGGTAGAAGTGACAGGCTCTGAGCATACACAGTATGGTGAGTGTTTACTGAAAATCCAGAATATAGCATCTTAACGTTACGGATTTGCAGTGATGTCATTTCCTTTGCAATTATACTATTATCATTgactaaatatatataaagctgATCTAGTTACTGGAGACGGCGATCATGAATGTGTATTTTCAGGAATACTTACGAAGTTGTGCATGGTGAGGGGGACGTCGTCCAAAACCTCGACAAGAAGCTCCTCTCCGACGAGGGGTGTGATGTCAGTGTTCCATTCTGTCAGCCTTTTACGACTGACCAGAGGATGAATAACAAGAATAAAcggttaaataataataaaaaggtatttacttagtaataaaaatgattgGTGTCGCGTTGATGTTTTAATTCTTTCACTGAAAGGACTTGATCAGGAATATAAAAAGAGCAGTAAGTGAGGGAGGCATCGTGCGTAACGCTACACTCACCCTTCGAGGAGGCGGAAAACGGCGCAACAGTCCTGAGTGAGGCCTCGCACCTTGAGCGCTTTGTCCAGACTGTCGTGCACCGTCTGACCTGGACGCACGTTCACCTAAACACAACGAGTACACGGTGATGTTGTGCTCATGTTTATAGATACCAGCCTCCTAAACCACATCTGTGTGACGTCACTGAAGACTTTGGGTTTGACTGGAAATTTTTCAGGGGTGCACTCACCACTGTGCGCTGTTTGTTGGGGAGGTAGACACGGATGGTTCCTCCTCCTCGGGGAACGTCCTCCGGGCTCGTCTCCCCCGACGAGGAGCAGGACGACGTGGAGGACATGGCGTCTCCACGGGGAAGCAGAGACAGGGAGGATGCAGCACTGAGCTTCAGTCAGccgcaagagagagagggagagagagagagagagagagagagagagagagtagaacAGAGTGGCGCCCTCACCTGGAGCCTGGGAGAACGGCATAAAAAATAACAGACATAAACATGGAGAGGTTTCgtacatgtgtgtgatgtgcaatGCTTCACTGGATGTGTGAGATGTGCAACTCCACGAATCAGTGCAcaaatctgaatgaatcatttaactaAAATGAGTCACTAAAATTCCTAACACTCAACAATCGTTCATCCTTCAAGGAGTGACTTTGGTCAGACACTGACACGGGTGAAGCAGCAAGTGAGCTCAAGCCCAAGAAACCATCGCAAGCATGCTCAGGACAAGCACACTCCCTTTCCATCCACGAAACAGAGAGTCAGGCGGCAAAAAGAGTTGCCTGCTGTGTGAAaagatttttctttataaaaacagacataagtCAGAATAGTACTCTGCATGTCATACTCCAGTTTTGCACAAGCGCTAACTCCAAAGTCTACTCGcgcttttaaaaaattaaaaaaggagcAATACACTCGCACTCTGGAagcatgaaatatgaaaaaaatggataATGAATTGCAATAAATCATTGTGAATTTAATAATGAGCAAAATCATTCTACGTGAGATTTTAGCAATTATTTTGCAGCCCTTCAACTGTGACTTGTCTGTAGTCCTCTCATTTCACACTGAATCACTAGTGCTTAGTTCCCAAGCTgttaaaacaccacacacacacacacacacacacacacacacatacacacacctcattccATTTGTCAAATCTGTTGGGTAACGATCCATGAGCAGTGCTAATCTCACCTCAACATTCTGCTTGACAAAGACAAACTGTGTGCACCAGCAATCAAGACCCCACAACACGATTTCTAACTAAAATTTAAAGATCAGGGTTTAAACCGTAAATAAACTGTATGaaactaatataatcaaaaAAGCTTTTAATATCATGCACATGGGAGTTTTTACAATGTGATTCGGTATgtactgacaggtacagaggccacgtctccttcactgggattgacatagaggccatgcctcctttcCTGGAACTGACAAGTACAGAAGAtacacctccttcactttgactgacaggtaaataggccacacctccttcactgagccTGACAGGTAAATaggccacacttccttcactgagactgacaggtacagaggccacgcctccttcactggattgacaggtacagaggccacacctccttcactgagactgacaggtacagaggccacgcctccttcactgagactgacaggtacagaggccacgcctccttcactgagactgacaggtacagaggccacgcctccttcactggattgacaggtacagaggccacacctaatcttcactgagactgacaggtacagaggccacgcctccttcactgagactgacacacattttgaaaatatccATGGATGCTGTGATGCACTGAGCAGAATGATTAAACCACTGGGACTTTGTTGTACAgttgtgtttgcagtgttgATGTTGTATGTTATTGTGAGTCATTTGTAGCACCGCTCCAGCAGTGATTAGTCAATCAAGTTATTggaagtgtcttttttttcgaAAGCAGAAATGAGAGTTTTAAGTGTGTAATTGAGCACGGGAACACAGGCAGAAAGCCTCAAACTTAACCATTAACCTACACACCTTTCCTGTcatgccaaaaaaaaccccaaaaaaacgaCATGAGATGCTTCTCAAATTCCACCATGTTGGTCACTACTGACAGGTTTGATGCAAACAACTTCCCGAACGTCCAGTTAGCGAACTGCTTGTGAGTCAGATCTCCCAACCAAGAGGCGAGATTTGACATGATACGTGCGAAAGAAAAACATTGCGTCACGACTGCCACAGAATTACATTTTAACTTGTTATTCTTGCTGTCAAGGGCAAGTGCTTTGTGTCCGCTCCGTCCTGCACTACGCACGTGTTTGCCTTGTCTGACGTCACACACTCGAAATGCACACAGTCAGAACAGACGGTACTGTACAGGTATATTTTTACAACGTgaagtggtccttaaggtccaattaaGTGACTTAATGATTTATTAACACACCTTCAGTTTTCCAGAAagctaaaagtaaaaaaataaataaataaataaatgacacatcCCTGATGGTAGCAAATGTAATTTAACCCAAAACGTAAGATAAGCTAGCTGTAATTTGACCAAGGCCCTGCGTCGTATCTCAAACCTTCTTCAAACCAAAACCTTTcaacacacagaaaacaaacaaattaattactTTGCTTTGTTCTTGTGAAAGTATTTAGCTAGCTATAGATAAccagatagctagctaacgtcAGGACACGACTAAAAACACGACTCACTTCCTGTACGTGTTTTCCGGATCTGAAAATTCTGTATATTTCCCCTGAAAATAAAAGACGTCCGGTGTAGTATTTGTTATACGCAGTAAAAAAGGAGGCTGGTTCGTAACTTTAGGATTCTTTCCTGTTAAATTCCCGAATCCGATTGGTCAGGTGGTGTTAATTAGTTTTCTACACCAGCACACGTTTATATAAATGCGCTCGTTcagatacgttatcgtttctatagtaacagctcataacAGATTATATACAATGCTGgtatttaacaacaacaaaaaaaaagcatatgctCAATGATATGcttaagttttctgtgaggagatctTTATTTAACGTTAATGAAAGGAGTcttcgtaacagtcagtaaaATTTCTTCGGGACTTCGCGATTTTTCGGTAAAATAACGTTTGGGGTTTGTTTGTCATTAAATTCAAGAATCAgaggaaacaaaaaacagtaGCAGAGAAgctggcgagggaacgactgtttatagctgcgataacaggaactaaattgttttgcGTACGTTAAACGTAacaataaacggataaaaactaCAACGGGTTGTAGAGGACAGTGTCGGcagatggctgtggtataagagacgTGTGCCGttcctggaaaataatcaatttcggcgtggtaactgtaactccgcTCTGTGTCGGACCGCATTACGCCGCAcggttgttgattaatttcctagaacagcgtgctctgtcatgttttactCATTATGTATCGCCGTGGCTCTAGCTGAGATTTGTGTGTTTCCCTAAGTGATGCAACACACATGTGATGAATCAGAATGTCAAAGAACCCCCCCACACACAgttataaaatatcaaaatatgcaCACAATAGTGTAATAGACGCAAAAACACTGCACAAGAAtagataatagtaataacaatgtAATAACACATCAGTTAATGAACATGGCTCGCGACAGTTATTAACACCTGTTGCACTGCACATACAAGACAACAACCTTCATCTCATTCAAAACACAACCAGAACTTTCCacatcctccacacacacacacacacacacttacgtctctctctttttttttaaacaataaacgCGTCAGTGAGCTGAGCTAACCGCTAGCGAGCTCGCCAAAGTGACGAATTTGGACGAATCCCAATCGCTGCTCACTCCCTACATTACTGCACTACATTTGGTTCAAATTAAATAATGGCTTCCGCATCCTAGGTAGCGCACTATAAGTCCAACAGGGAGccgtttgggattcagccaaCT includes:
- the araf gene encoding serine/threonine-protein kinase A-Raf, which codes for MSSTSSCSSSGETSPEDVPRGGGTIRVYLPNKQRTVVNVRPGQTVHDSLDKALKVRGLTQDCCAVFRLLEGRKRLTEWNTDITPLVGEELLVEVLDDVPLTMHNFVRKTFFKLAYCDFCHKFLFNGFRCQTCGYKFHQHCSSKVPTVCVDMDTMKRYAGDCATVTGEVVSDPIPAGIPLTPEPAGSALLSPASAFHFPMPGGDGQSLQRLRSTSTPNVHMVSTLGPGAASVIEEALKSNSPMGPESSPKPSTSPPHLGSPGRKPPKSPPERKPAPILDGKKERNQRYRDSSYYWEVPSHQVTMQKRIGAGSFGTVFKGKWHGDVAIKILKVTEPTPEQLQAFRNEMQVLRKTRHVNILLFMGFMTKPHFAIITQWCEGSSLYRHLHVTETKFDTMRRIDVARQTAQGMDYLHAKNIIHRDLKSNNIFLHEGWTVKIGDFGLATVKSRWSGSQQVEQPSGSILWMAPEVIRMQDPNPYTFQSDVYGYGVVLFELMSGTLPYSNINNRDQIIFMVGRGYLSPDLSKLYSNCPKSMKRLIIDCLKFKQDERPLFPQILVSIEQVQDLLPKIERSASEPSLHRAVHAEDLNPLLLHTTRLLPL